DNA from Candidatus Omnitrophota bacterium:
GCGCAAATCTTTGATGACTTGAGGACTGGCCCCTTTCCGGGGGCCGTTGCACATGACGGCGCAAGTCGGATTAATGCTTTTGAGGAAAACGGGGTTGTTGCTGAGATCCATGCCGTGATGGTTTACCATATAAAGATCGATCTCTCCTAATTTGTTCTTGGGGCAAACCAGGTCCTTTTCGACCATCCAGGTGATGTCGCCGCCGCAGAAAAATTGAAAATCACCGTAGGAAAGAAGCACGGCGAGGCTGTTGGGATTGTCGTCCTGCACAGGCGGACGATCCTGCGCCGAGGCGCATTCGGGATTGTCGGGACCGTCAACGGTGATAATTTCCTGCTTGGAGGCGACGCAGACCAGTTTCAATTGCGGACCGTTGGCGTCGTACTTCAAGGGAATAACCTCACCTGCTTTGAGTACTTTCGATTGTCCTTTGGAGGCTTTTTTATAGGCTTCTATTTGGATGGAATATTGTTGGGGATCTTCGGAGAAGTTTTCGTCGATGCCGCGATCGAGGAAATAGAGGATGGGAACCATTTCGCTGAGGGGCAGGATGGCCCCGAAATGATCCCGGTGCCAATGAGTAGTGATGCAATAATCGATCTGCGCCAATTGGGCGTGATTGACGAGCGCGTCGTAGATTCTCTTGGCGTCGCGGCGATCGTCGGTCATCCAGCCGGAATCGATCAGCATCGCTTCGCCGTCGGGCGTAGCGATCAGCGTAGCTGCTCCTCCCAAAACGTCTATGAAATAAATCTCCAGGTTGCGGCTCATGGCGGCGTTGGCTCCTAGCAAAAAGCAAATCATGAACATCCCCAAACGGCAATAAGTCATCTCCCATCTCCCTTCCTCCGAATTTTCCATTATCATACTGAGATAGCATGGGAAAGTCATGCTCTCTCTTTCGTTTCATAGATAGTCCAGCATAGGTTTTAAGACGGAAGTAGTACGTTCGGATTAAAATTGACGCATTGAATTTCCTGGAGGATGGAAAGGAGCGCCGCGCCATGCCGATGGTGGTTTTGATGTGCCGCATCGACGGTTTTTCCGGCGGCGTAGAACGGCATATTCTGCAATTGGCCAATCATTTGGATTGCCGCCGCTTCGAGCCGGTTGTGTGCGCCATCGCCAACCAAGGGGAACTCTACCGCATTGCCAATAAAGAGGGGATCGAGAAGGAATTCATCCCCATGCCCAGCCGTCTTGGCGTGGGCAGCGCGGCCCGCGTCTTGGCGGAAATCGCTCGGCGAAGAGGAGCGGGCTTGCTGCATACGTTTGGATTGCGCTCCAACGCCCTGGCCGCCCGCGCGCGGCAAAGCCTGGCTATTCCCTGGATCGTCCGTCTGCCCAATATTAATTCCACCGATTACGCCAATCCGCTGCGGGGATGGATATCCCATTGGTACAATAACCGCTTAATTCGCCGCGCGGACGCTTTGCAGGTCATCTCGCCTCAATTGCGGCAATATGTGGAAGGATGGAAACGTCCGCCGCGCCATATCTATCTTATCCGCAACGGCGTCGATCTGGACGAATTCGATCGTGAAGACGTTGCCTCCTCCATCCGTGATGACTTGCAGATTCCCTTCGACGCGCCGGTGATCGGAACGACGGGGCGGCTTGTTCCCGTAAAGGGATACGATCTTTTGATAGAGGCTTTCGCCGCCGTGCGGAAGCATTCTCCCGCCGCCCGCTTGGTCATTGTTGGGGAAGGGCCGGAGCAGGCGCGCTTGGAACGAATCGCTCGCCAGAAAGGAGTGGAAGACGCAGTGTGTATTGCCGGCTATACTCCCGATGTAAAACCCTATCTCGCCGCCTTCGATCTTTTCGTCTGCTCTTCCCATTCGGAGGGCGTGCCGAATTCCGTCTTGGAAGCGATGGCGATAGGTTTGCCGGTAATTGCAACGAAAGTAGGCGGGATGGAAAGCATCATCGAAGACAGACGGGAGGGAACGCTGATCCCGCCGGGAGAGGTGGGAGCGCTGGCGAACGCTTTGCACGTTTGGTTGCATCGCCGGGAGGAGTACATACGCATGGGGGAGTTGGCTCGAGCGCGGATTCGCCGGGAATTTTCGCTGGAACAAATGGTGAATGCGGTGGAGACTATGTACGATGAGGCCGTCGCCCGCTTCGCCGCCGATCAACGGTCTTCTTGAAGAAGGAAAAGACATCGTTATGAATGATACGCCGAAAGATTCGTCTTCCACCGAACGCTCTCTGGGATTTTCTATTATCATTCCCGTTTATAATGGCGAAAAAACATTGCCCGACACGCTGCGCAGCGTATCCAGCCTTGAGGGCGGCCCCTTTGAAATCGTCGTCGTCGACGACGGCTCCACGGATCGCACGCCGGATATCGCCCGCGAATATAACGCCGTAGTGGTAAGAATGGATCAGAACCAGGGACCGGCGGCGGCCCGCAACATGGGCGCGCGCTTCGCTTCCCATGACATCCTGGTTTTTACCGACAGCGATGTGCTGCTTCCCAAACGCCTGTTGGGGATAGTGGCCGGACATTTCAATAAGACCGCCGCCGACGCCGTGCAGGGCGTTTTTTCCGAAGTTTGCCCCTTCGCCAATTATTTTTCGCAATACAAAAATCTCTATAACCGCTTCGTCTTGACGAATCTTCCTGACTGGATCGATACGACGTTCACATCCATCACCGCCGTTCGCCGCGCCGCCTTCCTCGACAGCGGCGGGTTCGACGAAGGCATCCGCGGCGCTTCCGTTGAAGACCGCACGCTAGGGCGCAACCTGCGTAAAACAGGATGCCGCATCCGCCTGGATCGCTCCATCGAAGTGATCCATAACAAAAAACTGACATGCTCCGGTTTTATTCGCAATCAATTCCGCCGTTCCCGCGACCTCGCTAAACTAATGCTGCGCAACCGCTCCGAACCGCCGCTTCCGCCGTTGGAGCAGGACGCGGCGCCGGAAGTCCGTTTCGGCACCAACAGCCTTTCCACTATGCTGCGCATCCCCGCAGCATATTTGGGAATATTGTTTTGCGGCATAGCCTTTGCCGATCCCATTTTTCTCGTCGCCGCCGCTTTTTGGGCGCTGCTATTCCTGCATCTAATCGCGCCGTTGGAATGGCGTCTGTTGCGGCGGCGCGGCTTGTTTTTTGCTCTCAAGGGAATCCCCGTCAATTTTCTCGACGCCGTCGCAAGCGGTTTGGGGATTGCGGCGGGATTGTTTGATTTCTTCTTTTTAGGGAAAAAATTTTAACAGACGCGGACTTGGTTGTCTTAAAATTTATGGCGTTTGGCGCCGATATAACCTATTGACCGCGATGAAGGGATGTGAAAAACTTGTTTTCGCGAGAAAATATCGCATCGCGAATGGATCGGGGGAAGGAAAACGAAACAATTCTTATTCTCATGCGTATTAATACTAAGGTTAATCATTCAATGGGATAGGCGGCATAAAGTCTGAGTTTTTTTATCCTGCAAATCCTGGAAATCTTGGCCATCCTGATTCTGACAAAGAGTTGAATAATAACGGCTCAATCCTCAAACGCTGCAAGGAATCGTTTAAGATAAAATCATTTCTGAATGAAAAGAAAGGTAAACCCATGGCAGAACAGAATCTTACTCCTACCCAAGCCGCGGAAGAACAACCGGAAGAGATTCGGGATGACAAAATCCTCGTCCGCATGTGGCCCAAGACCCCCGTCCTTTACCCGATGGCCCTGCTGGCATTGATTTTTTGCCTGATCGGAACCTTCGCCGGTTCGAATCCGCATCTGCGGAATCTGAAGAAGAATATCGAAGCCGCTCCCGCCGCGCAGCAGGCGGAACAGGGAGAGACGGCGGCGACTGCCGCTCCCGCCGATATCGACTACAAGGAGGAAGTCGCCAAAGTATTTTCCGCCCGCTGGGTGG
Protein-coding regions in this window:
- a CDS encoding MBL fold metallo-hydrolase translates to MTYCRLGMFMICFLLGANAAMSRNLEIYFIDVLGGAATLIATPDGEAMLIDSGWMTDDRRDAKRIYDALVNHAQLAQIDYCITTHWHRDHFGAILPLSEMVPILYFLDRGIDENFSEDPQQYSIQIEAYKKASKGQSKVLKAGEVIPLKYDANGPQLKLVCVASKQEIITVDGPDNPECASAQDRPPVQDDNPNSLAVLLSYGDFQFFCGGDITWMVEKDLVCPKNKLGEIDLYMVNHHGMDLSNNPVFLKSINPTCAVMCNGPRKGASPQVIKDLRALPDCKALYQIHWNVNIPIKDNADPDFIANLNPNKSGQYIKARVSPDAKSFVMTLGENEQPKEFPCK
- a CDS encoding glycosyltransferase family 2 protein produces the protein MRPSPASPPINGLLEEGKDIVMNDTPKDSSSTERSLGFSIIIPVYNGEKTLPDTLRSVSSLEGGPFEIVVVDDGSTDRTPDIAREYNAVVVRMDQNQGPAAARNMGARFASHDILVFTDSDVLLPKRLLGIVAGHFNKTAADAVQGVFSEVCPFANYFSQYKNLYNRFVLTNLPDWIDTTFTSITAVRRAAFLDSGGFDEGIRGASVEDRTLGRNLRKTGCRIRLDRSIEVIHNKKLTCSGFIRNQFRRSRDLAKLMLRNRSEPPLPPLEQDAAPEVRFGTNSLSTMLRIPAAYLGILFCGIAFADPIFLVAAAFWALLFLHLIAPLEWRLLRRRGLFFALKGIPVNFLDAVASGLGIAAGLFDFFFLGKKF
- a CDS encoding glycosyltransferase; translated protein: MPMVVLMCRIDGFSGGVERHILQLANHLDCRRFEPVVCAIANQGELYRIANKEGIEKEFIPMPSRLGVGSAARVLAEIARRRGAGLLHTFGLRSNALAARARQSLAIPWIVRLPNINSTDYANPLRGWISHWYNNRLIRRADALQVISPQLRQYVEGWKRPPRHIYLIRNGVDLDEFDREDVASSIRDDLQIPFDAPVIGTTGRLVPVKGYDLLIEAFAAVRKHSPAARLVIVGEGPEQARLERIARQKGVEDAVCIAGYTPDVKPYLAAFDLFVCSSHSEGVPNSVLEAMAIGLPVIATKVGGMESIIEDRREGTLIPPGEVGALANALHVWLHRREEYIRMGELARARIRREFSLEQMVNAVETMYDEAVARFAADQRSS